The proteins below are encoded in one region of Belonocnema kinseyi isolate 2016_QV_RU_SX_M_011 chromosome 1, B_treatae_v1, whole genome shotgun sequence:
- the LOC117168367 gene encoding prolyl 4-hydroxylase subunit alpha-1-like isoform X5, whose product MCYPRSCLLFCAVLMALFCTGIGKFNSSNDKVHDLTNLVETKDILEDSVHDYLQRQENRLATLRKHMKDYSKEHEEGMRKVTQILSDISPKSYVDNDEKIKEKAAEGDPRLSHLSQYNGSTYMGLCNGEILLPAHIKKQLKCRYVDRGIPFLKIAPFKEEEVFLEPRIILYHDVIYEEEIEFLKKFAKPRLRGAIVANYGENTNIQNKSSSNRISQTAWCGDHEHVHAKILNRRVEHMTSLTVNSSESLQIGYYEIGGLYLPHHDFVRKDKLDSVIYFKQRGIGNRIATVLFYLRLNGCTK is encoded by the exons atgtgcTACCCTAGATCATGTTTACTCTTCTGTGCTGTTTTGATGGCTCTCTTCTGTACCGGAATTGGCAAATTCAATTCATCAAATGATAAGGTTCATGATTTGACTAATTTGGTGGAAACGAAAGATATATTGGAGGATTCCGTCCATGATTATCTTCAGAGACAGGAAAATCGATTAGCCACTCTCAGGAA ACATATGAAAGATTATTCGAAGGAACACGAGGAGGGAATGC GAAAAGTCACCCAAATTCTGAGTGATATAAGTCCGAAAAGTTATGTTGATAATGATGAGAAGATTAAGGAAAAAGCTGCGGAAGGCGACCCCAGACTAAGCCATCTATCTCAA TATAACGGGTCAACTTATATGGGGCTTTGTAATGGAGAAATTTTACTTCCTGCGCATATTAAGAAACAATTGAAATGCCGATATGTCGATCGCGGTATTCCTTTTCTAAAAATAGCACCCTTTAAAGAAGAAGAAGTCTTTCTGGAACCTAGAATTATTTTATACCACGACGTAATTTACGAAGAGGAAatagagtttttgaaaaaatttgcaaagcCCAGG TTAAGGGGTGCAATAGTGGCAAATTATGGCGAGAATAccaatattcaaaataaatcttcatcAAACAGAATTTCTCAAACTGCTTGGTGTGGCGATCACGAACATGTACACGCGAAGATTCTGAATCGTCGAGTGGAGCATATGACTAGTTTGACGGTGAACTCATCCGAGTCACTACAAATAGGTTATTACGAAATCGGAGGCCTTTATTTACCGCACCATGATTTTGTTAGG AAAGATAAACTGGACTCTgtcatatatttcaaacaaagggGCATTGGAAATCGTATAGCCACGGTTCTGTTTTAT
- the LOC117168367 gene encoding prolyl 4-hydroxylase subunit alpha-1-like isoform X6, translated as MCYPRSCLLFCAVLMALFCTGIGKFNSSNDKVHDLTNLVETKDILEDSVHDYLQRQENRLATLRKHMKDYSKEHEEGMRKVTQILSDISPKSYVDNDEKIKEKAAEGDPRLSHLSQYNGSTYMGLCNGEILLPAHIKKQLKCRYVDRGIPFLKIAPFKEEEVFLEPRIILYHDVIYEEEIEFLKKFAKPRLRGAIVANYGENTNIQNKSSSNRISQTAWCGDHEHVHAKILNRRVEHMTSLTVNSSESLQIGYYEIGGLYLPHHDFVRKDKLDSVIYFKQRGIGNRIATVLFYMFII; from the exons atgtgcTACCCTAGATCATGTTTACTCTTCTGTGCTGTTTTGATGGCTCTCTTCTGTACCGGAATTGGCAAATTCAATTCATCAAATGATAAGGTTCATGATTTGACTAATTTGGTGGAAACGAAAGATATATTGGAGGATTCCGTCCATGATTATCTTCAGAGACAGGAAAATCGATTAGCCACTCTCAGGAA ACATATGAAAGATTATTCGAAGGAACACGAGGAGGGAATGC GAAAAGTCACCCAAATTCTGAGTGATATAAGTCCGAAAAGTTATGTTGATAATGATGAGAAGATTAAGGAAAAAGCTGCGGAAGGCGACCCCAGACTAAGCCATCTATCTCAA TATAACGGGTCAACTTATATGGGGCTTTGTAATGGAGAAATTTTACTTCCTGCGCATATTAAGAAACAATTGAAATGCCGATATGTCGATCGCGGTATTCCTTTTCTAAAAATAGCACCCTTTAAAGAAGAAGAAGTCTTTCTGGAACCTAGAATTATTTTATACCACGACGTAATTTACGAAGAGGAAatagagtttttgaaaaaatttgcaaagcCCAGG TTAAGGGGTGCAATAGTGGCAAATTATGGCGAGAATAccaatattcaaaataaatcttcatcAAACAGAATTTCTCAAACTGCTTGGTGTGGCGATCACGAACATGTACACGCGAAGATTCTGAATCGTCGAGTGGAGCATATGACTAGTTTGACGGTGAACTCATCCGAGTCACTACAAATAGGTTATTACGAAATCGGAGGCCTTTATTTACCGCACCATGATTTTGTTAGG AAAGATAAACTGGACTCTgtcatatatttcaaacaaagggGCATTGGAAATCGTATAGCCACGGTTCTGTTTTAT
- the LOC117168367 gene encoding prolyl 4-hydroxylase subunit alpha-1-like isoform X4 has product MCYPRSCLLFCAVLMALFCTGIGKFNSSNDKVHDLTNLVETKDILEDSVHDYLQRQENRLATLRKHMKDYSKEHEEGMRKVTQILSDISPKSYVDNDEKIKEKAAEGDPRLSHLSQYNGSTYMGLCNGEILLPAHIKKQLKCRYVDRGIPFLKIAPFKEEEVFLEPRIILYHDVIYEEEIEFLKKFAKPRLRGAIVANYGENTNIQNKSSSNRISQTAWCGDHEHVHAKILNRRVEHMTSLTVNSSESLQIGYYEIGGLYLPHHDFVRKDKLDSVIYFKQRGIGNRIATVLFYRPESVPASAPSSRRD; this is encoded by the exons atgtgcTACCCTAGATCATGTTTACTCTTCTGTGCTGTTTTGATGGCTCTCTTCTGTACCGGAATTGGCAAATTCAATTCATCAAATGATAAGGTTCATGATTTGACTAATTTGGTGGAAACGAAAGATATATTGGAGGATTCCGTCCATGATTATCTTCAGAGACAGGAAAATCGATTAGCCACTCTCAGGAA ACATATGAAAGATTATTCGAAGGAACACGAGGAGGGAATGC GAAAAGTCACCCAAATTCTGAGTGATATAAGTCCGAAAAGTTATGTTGATAATGATGAGAAGATTAAGGAAAAAGCTGCGGAAGGCGACCCCAGACTAAGCCATCTATCTCAA TATAACGGGTCAACTTATATGGGGCTTTGTAATGGAGAAATTTTACTTCCTGCGCATATTAAGAAACAATTGAAATGCCGATATGTCGATCGCGGTATTCCTTTTCTAAAAATAGCACCCTTTAAAGAAGAAGAAGTCTTTCTGGAACCTAGAATTATTTTATACCACGACGTAATTTACGAAGAGGAAatagagtttttgaaaaaatttgcaaagcCCAGG TTAAGGGGTGCAATAGTGGCAAATTATGGCGAGAATAccaatattcaaaataaatcttcatcAAACAGAATTTCTCAAACTGCTTGGTGTGGCGATCACGAACATGTACACGCGAAGATTCTGAATCGTCGAGTGGAGCATATGACTAGTTTGACGGTGAACTCATCCGAGTCACTACAAATAGGTTATTACGAAATCGGAGGCCTTTATTTACCGCACCATGATTTTGTTAGG AAAGATAAACTGGACTCTgtcatatatttcaaacaaagggGCATTGGAAATCGTATAGCCACGGTTCTGTTTTAT AGGCCAGAGTCTGTCCCAGCGTCTGCTCCCTCTAGTCGACGAGACTGA